In a genomic window of Corynebacterium choanae:
- the rpsM gene encoding 30S ribosomal protein S13, with amino-acid sequence MARLAGVDLPRNKRMEVALTYIYGIGPARAKQLLDETGISPDLRTDNLTDEQISSLRDVIESTWKVEGDLRRQVQADIRRKIEIGCYQGLRHRRGLPVRGQRTKTNARTRKGPKKTIAGKKK; translated from the coding sequence ATGGCACGCCTTGCTGGAGTTGACCTCCCGCGTAACAAGCGCATGGAAGTCGCTCTCACCTACATCTACGGCATCGGGCCTGCCCGTGCCAAGCAACTTCTTGACGAGACTGGTATCTCGCCGGATCTGCGCACTGACAATCTCACCGACGAGCAGATCTCAAGCCTGCGTGACGTCATCGAATCCACCTGGAAGGTCGAAGGTGACCTTCGCCGCCAGGTGCAGGCTGATATCCGTCGCAAGATTGAGATCGGCTGCTACCAGGGTCTGCGCCACCGTCGTGGCCTGCCCGTTCGTGGCCAGCGCACCAAGACGAATGCGCGTACCCGCAAGGGCCCGAAGAAGACCATCGCCGGAAAGAAGAAGTAA
- the infA gene encoding translation initiation factor IF-1 has protein sequence MAKKEGAIEVEGRVVESLPNAMFRVELDNGHKVLAHISGKMRQHYIRILPEDRVIVALSPYDLTRGRITYRFK, from the coding sequence ATGGCAAAAAAGGAAGGCGCAATCGAGGTAGAGGGTCGCGTAGTCGAATCCCTGCCGAATGCGATGTTCCGTGTCGAACTCGATAACGGTCACAAGGTACTTGCCCACATCAGTGGCAAGATGCGCCAGCACTACATCCGTATCCTCCCCGAGGATCGGGTTATTGTAGCGCTGAGCCCCTACGACCTGACTCGCGGCCGCATCACGTACCGCTTCAAGTAA
- a CDS encoding L,D-transpeptidase, whose product MEQGSRFSHAFFRAVTAAGLVAGLTVGLSPAATAQDAPPAPAPAAGSSDFAWNLHESIYGSSTGLPDPIGNAARGFADGLTGLLAPGLLEQKAREAQEALNPPAPEPAPAPAPLPYEGFDQSKCPPQARACIDLDHERTWLQKDGVITWGPVRDSAGAPYPATATPRGTFYVNRKVKDEVSRVYNNAPMPYSVYFTNNGIAFHEGDVNLWSHGCIHLNHEDAVHYFNNLNIGDMVYVF is encoded by the coding sequence ATGGAACAAGGCTCCCGTTTTTCTCATGCGTTTTTCCGCGCAGTCACTGCCGCCGGTTTGGTTGCCGGACTTACTGTTGGGCTCAGCCCTGCCGCAACCGCACAGGATGCGCCACCGGCGCCAGCGCCTGCTGCCGGATCGAGCGATTTCGCCTGGAATCTTCACGAGTCAATCTACGGTTCCTCCACTGGCCTGCCCGATCCGATCGGCAATGCGGCTCGTGGATTCGCCGACGGGTTAACTGGGTTGCTCGCGCCAGGCCTGCTGGAGCAGAAAGCCCGCGAAGCGCAGGAAGCGCTCAACCCGCCGGCCCCGGAGCCGGCACCCGCCCCAGCACCGCTGCCCTATGAAGGGTTCGATCAAAGCAAATGCCCGCCGCAGGCTCGCGCCTGCATCGACCTTGATCATGAACGCACCTGGCTGCAGAAAGACGGTGTGATTACTTGGGGGCCGGTGCGGGACTCGGCAGGTGCCCCATATCCGGCAACCGCCACCCCACGCGGCACTTTCTACGTCAACCGCAAGGTGAAAGACGAAGTTTCCCGGGTGTACAACAACGCCCCGATGCCATATTCGGTGTATTTCACCAACAACGGCATTGCCTTCCATGAAGGAGATGTCAACCTGTGGTCGCACGGCTGCATCCACCTCAACCACGAAGATGCCGTGCACTACTTCAACAACCTCAACATTGGCGACATGGTGTACGTGTTCTAG
- the map gene encoding type I methionyl aminopeptidase, which translates to MGFRKGKKRIAGKTPGELDAMEAAGRIVGKALVAVREAAKPGMTTADLDAIAEAVIRDNGAIPTFKGYMGFPASICSSVNDVIVHGIPNTTTVLQEGDLVSIDCGATLDGWVGDSAWTFGIGELAKKHQALNEATRFVLYEGLQAMVPGNRLTDVSWALEQATDAAAQRFGVMLHIVDGYGGHGIGHTMHEEPFLANEGDPGRGPLIEEGSVLAIEPMLTLGTRDSFVEADDWTVVSLDHSWASHWEHTVAATAQGPRILTPRDVAD; encoded by the coding sequence ATGGGTTTTCGTAAAGGAAAAAAGCGTATTGCGGGTAAAACACCGGGCGAACTTGATGCGATGGAGGCAGCCGGCCGTATTGTTGGCAAAGCACTGGTTGCTGTCCGGGAGGCCGCCAAACCGGGGATGACCACTGCTGACTTGGATGCGATTGCTGAGGCGGTGATCCGCGACAATGGGGCAATTCCGACATTCAAAGGCTATATGGGGTTTCCGGCGAGTATCTGCTCTTCGGTTAACGATGTGATCGTGCACGGCATACCAAACACAACAACGGTGCTGCAAGAGGGGGATTTGGTCAGTATTGACTGTGGCGCCACGTTGGACGGCTGGGTTGGTGATTCGGCGTGGACATTTGGTATCGGCGAACTTGCCAAGAAACACCAGGCACTCAATGAGGCGACCCGGTTTGTGTTGTATGAAGGATTGCAGGCTATGGTGCCGGGCAATCGGCTCACCGATGTGTCGTGGGCGTTAGAGCAAGCCACTGATGCTGCGGCGCAGCGCTTCGGTGTGATGCTGCATATTGTGGACGGCTATGGCGGTCACGGTATTGGACACACCATGCATGAGGAGCCATTCCTGGCAAACGAGGGTGATCCTGGTCGCGGGCCGCTCATTGAGGAGGGCAGTGTGCTGGCGATCGAGCCGATGCTCACGCTTGGTACCCGGGACTCGTTTGTGGAAGCGGATGATTGGACAGTGGTGAGCTTGGATCATTCCTGGGCATCCCATTGGGAGCATACGGTCGCCGCCACCGCGCAAGGTCCCCGGATTCTTACGCCGCGAGATGTTGCCGACTAG
- a CDS encoding adenylate kinase has product MRLVLLGPPGAGKGTQAAILSEKLGVPHISTGDLFRYNIGQGTPLGNEAKTYIDAGKLVPTDVTTRMVEDRLSQDDAKDGFLLDGFPRTVEQADLLDAMLAKQGTKLNGVVQFDVSEDVVVERMLARGRADDNEETIRTRLQVYRDETAPLIEHYGDQIIAVKAEGTVAEISAATLEKLNNL; this is encoded by the coding sequence ATGAGACTCGTTCTCCTAGGCCCTCCCGGTGCTGGCAAAGGTACCCAAGCCGCTATTCTCTCCGAGAAGCTCGGCGTACCTCATATCTCTACCGGGGACTTGTTCCGCTACAACATCGGGCAGGGTACCCCGCTCGGCAATGAGGCGAAAACCTATATTGACGCCGGCAAGCTGGTGCCAACTGATGTCACTACCCGCATGGTGGAAGATCGGCTCAGCCAGGATGATGCCAAAGATGGCTTCCTGCTTGATGGTTTCCCACGCACGGTGGAACAGGCCGATCTGCTTGATGCGATGCTTGCCAAGCAGGGAACGAAACTCAACGGTGTCGTGCAGTTCGACGTCAGCGAAGACGTTGTCGTGGAACGGATGCTTGCCCGTGGTCGTGCCGACGACAATGAAGAGACCATCCGCACCCGGCTGCAGGTGTACCGCGACGAGACTGCCCCGCTGATCGAGCATTATGGGGATCAGATTATCGCGGTGAAAGCGGAAGGGACAGTAGCAGAGATCTCTGCTGCTACCTTGGAAAAGCTGAACAATCTCTAG
- the secY gene encoding preprotein translocase subunit SecY, with protein MSALTSVFKDADLRKKILFTVAMIIVYRIGAQIPSPGVDYAEISGRLRELTQGENSVFSLINLFSGGALLQLSVFAIGIMPYITASIIVQLLTVVIPHFEELKKEGQSGQSKMTQYTRYLTLALALLQSAGIVALADRGQLLGQGVEVLKADRNFFDLVIIVITMTAGAVLTMWIGELMTERGIGNGMSLLIFAGIATRLPTDGAGILSSSGGFVFTMVLIAVIILVIGVVFIEQGQRRIPVQYAKRMVGRRQYGNTSTYLPLKVNQGGVIPVIFASSLIYVPVLITRIINSGRPVAPDNWWQKNVIQYLETPSSYQYIILYFVLIVFFSYFYVSVQYDPNEQADNMKKYGGFIPGVRPGRPTAEYLWYVMSRLLLVGSVYLGLIAVLPNIMLDLGVGSSAGRATPFGGTAILILVSVALTTVKQIESQLLQSNYEGFLK; from the coding sequence GTGTCCGCGTTAACATCGGTGTTTAAGGACGCTGATCTTCGCAAGAAGATTTTATTTACGGTCGCGATGATTATCGTGTACCGCATCGGCGCACAGATCCCGTCGCCCGGTGTCGACTATGCCGAGATCTCCGGCCGGTTGCGGGAGCTCACCCAGGGAGAAAACAGCGTCTTCTCGCTGATTAACCTGTTCTCTGGTGGGGCGCTGCTGCAGCTGTCGGTGTTCGCTATCGGCATCATGCCGTATATTACGGCGTCGATTATCGTGCAGCTGCTCACCGTGGTGATTCCCCACTTTGAAGAGCTGAAGAAGGAAGGACAGTCCGGCCAGTCGAAGATGACGCAGTACACGCGTTATCTCACCTTAGCGTTGGCGCTGCTGCAGTCGGCCGGCATTGTGGCGCTGGCTGACCGTGGCCAGCTGCTCGGCCAAGGGGTTGAGGTTCTCAAGGCTGACCGGAACTTCTTTGATCTGGTCATCATTGTGATCACTATGACTGCCGGTGCAGTGCTCACCATGTGGATTGGTGAGTTGATGACCGAGCGCGGTATCGGCAACGGTATGTCGCTGCTTATTTTCGCCGGTATCGCCACCCGGCTGCCCACCGACGGTGCCGGGATTTTAAGCTCCTCCGGTGGTTTCGTGTTCACCATGGTGCTTATCGCGGTCATTATTTTGGTGATCGGCGTGGTGTTCATCGAGCAAGGGCAGCGCCGTATCCCGGTGCAGTACGCCAAGCGTATGGTGGGTCGTCGCCAATACGGCAACACCTCCACCTATCTGCCGCTGAAGGTCAACCAGGGTGGCGTGATCCCGGTGATCTTCGCATCGTCGCTGATCTATGTGCCGGTGCTCATCACCCGGATCATTAACTCCGGTCGGCCAGTAGCACCGGATAACTGGTGGCAGAAGAACGTCATCCAGTACTTAGAGACCCCGTCGAGCTACCAGTACATCATCTTGTACTTCGTGCTCATCGTGTTCTTCTCCTACTTCTACGTCTCGGTGCAATATGATCCGAACGAGCAAGCCGACAATATGAAGAAGTACGGCGGGTTCATTCCGGGGGTACGCCCGGGGCGGCCCACGGCTGAATATCTCTGGTATGTCATGAGCCGGTTACTGCTGGTCGGCTCGGTATATCTCGGCCTGATCGCAGTATTGCCAAATATTATGCTGGATCTTGGGGTAGGAAGTTCTGCAGGACGCGCCACACCGTTCGGTGGTACCGCTATTCTGATTCTTGTCTCCGTTGCGTTGACGACGGTGAAACAAATCGAATCGCAACTGCTGCAATCGAACTACGAAGGATTCTTGAAATGA
- a CDS encoding sulfite exporter TauE/SafE family protein, with protein MTVALQASLVGVIVGLVIGALGAGGGIIAVPVLTYLLGQSPHDATSGSLVIVGLTALATLPAKYRLGQVRLRQGILFGALSAAGAIIGRIANHHLDGHLLFVSFSVLLLVVSVLMMRNARTQRRTEQSAASPTRQLAAQDTDRPGTDSAVGSSPSPISLIATATLTGMLTGLFGVGGGFIVVPILMLVLRFTVREAAGTSLVVMVIASAVSILTGLAAGQFHVDWPVVLCFLLGSTVAARLGGRLSQQVRQSTLSFLFALLVFLIGALTLTQTLLAAG; from the coding sequence GTGACAGTTGCATTACAAGCAAGCCTCGTCGGGGTCATCGTTGGTCTGGTCATCGGTGCGCTCGGCGCAGGCGGCGGGATTATTGCGGTGCCCGTGCTCACCTACCTCCTAGGGCAGTCGCCACATGATGCCACGAGTGGATCATTAGTTATTGTGGGGTTGACCGCACTTGCCACATTGCCGGCAAAATATCGCCTCGGACAAGTTCGCCTCCGCCAAGGGATCCTCTTTGGTGCACTTAGTGCTGCGGGGGCGATAATTGGCAGGATTGCCAACCATCACCTCGACGGGCACCTGCTATTTGTCTCCTTTTCCGTGCTCCTGCTCGTAGTCAGTGTGCTCATGATGCGAAACGCCCGCACACAGCGCCGAACGGAACAATCAGCAGCATCGCCGACACGCCAGTTGGCTGCCCAGGACACTGATCGCCCCGGTACTGATTCCGCGGTAGGCAGCAGCCCATCGCCGATATCGCTCATCGCCACCGCCACCCTCACCGGTATGCTCACCGGCCTGTTCGGGGTGGGCGGTGGGTTTATTGTTGTTCCAATACTCATGCTCGTGTTGCGGTTTACCGTCCGGGAAGCAGCAGGCACCAGCCTGGTGGTGATGGTGATCGCCAGTGCCGTGTCAATACTTACCGGTCTTGCCGCAGGACAATTTCACGTCGACTGGCCAGTCGTGCTCTGTTTCCTTCTCGGCTCGACAGTTGCCGCCCGCCTAGGTGGGCGGCTGTCGCAACAGGTGCGCCAATCTACTTTAAGCTTCCTGTTTGCGCTGTTGGTGTTCCTCATCGGGGCACTGACCTTGACACAAACCCTGCTCGCCGCCGGATAA
- a CDS encoding glycerate kinase, which yields MSEPLTVVIAPDSLKGTCPAPQVAAALQVGWRTVRPQDTLIEVPMADGGEGTAAVFYRAQPGAQHHSLCLSGPDGTGQTTSFFTSVRTQHGRRIAVVDVASTCGIELINQPIPLTGSTRALGEAIAAIVDRGVDEIIIGIGSSCSTDGGAGMLQSLGVRLCDGEGAAIRPGLQGLVTLESVDEDTLKNLQQRLADITITVLCDVDNPLTGPRGAATVFGPQKGLADTYFDSADTALANLCTLLGGDPQQPGAGAAGGLGMALRVLGATLQPGAHTIATLLGLDRLLSSADIVLTGEGSLDASSFHGKVVGTISGLVEQARDQRTDTEPGSDHRRPELLIVAGRITGDLPSSRSAAQALALTELAGNEQSAIDDPTRWLREAGKVLAKRATKQQQHILR from the coding sequence GTGTCGGAACCGCTGACTGTGGTGATTGCCCCTGATTCGCTGAAAGGGACATGCCCTGCCCCGCAGGTTGCCGCCGCGCTTCAAGTCGGATGGCGGACTGTGCGGCCACAAGACACCCTCATCGAAGTGCCGATGGCCGATGGTGGGGAAGGTACCGCCGCAGTGTTTTACCGTGCCCAACCAGGGGCACAACACCATTCCCTTTGCCTGAGCGGGCCGGATGGAACTGGCCAGACGACGAGCTTTTTCACCAGCGTTCGCACTCAACACGGTCGTCGCATTGCCGTTGTTGATGTGGCATCAACCTGCGGCATCGAACTAATCAACCAACCTATACCGCTGACTGGATCTACCCGTGCCCTCGGGGAGGCGATCGCGGCAATCGTTGACCGTGGTGTCGATGAAATCATTATCGGTATCGGATCCAGCTGCTCAACTGACGGTGGTGCGGGGATGCTGCAGTCGCTTGGGGTGCGGCTCTGCGACGGGGAAGGTGCAGCAATTAGGCCAGGGCTACAAGGACTGGTCACCCTGGAATCTGTTGACGAAGACACGCTGAAAAACCTGCAGCAACGCCTTGCAGACATCACGATCACTGTATTGTGTGACGTCGACAATCCGCTCACCGGGCCCCGCGGAGCGGCAACAGTATTCGGCCCGCAGAAAGGATTAGCGGACACCTATTTCGACAGTGCCGATACAGCATTGGCGAACCTCTGCACCCTGCTCGGCGGCGACCCGCAGCAGCCCGGTGCCGGTGCGGCGGGTGGATTAGGGATGGCGCTGCGCGTACTTGGCGCAACTCTGCAACCAGGCGCCCACACCATAGCAACGCTCCTTGGACTTGACAGGTTACTCAGCAGCGCCGATATTGTGCTCACCGGGGAAGGCAGCCTGGATGCATCGTCCTTCCACGGCAAAGTTGTTGGCACGATCAGCGGGCTTGTGGAACAGGCTAGGGATCAGCGCACTGACACCGAACCTGGCAGCGACCACCGGCGACCGGAGCTGCTTATCGTGGCAGGTCGCATCACAGGGGATTTGCCTTCCAGCAGGTCGGCAGCGCAGGCACTTGCCTTAACTGAGCTAGCAGGAAACGAACAGTCGGCAATAGACGACCCTACGCGATGGCTTCGCGAAGCAGGCAAAGTGTTGGCAAAACGAGCTACCAAGCAGCAACAACATATCCTGCGCTAG
- the rplO gene encoding 50S ribosomal protein L15: MSEPIKLHDLRPAKGAHKAKTRVGRGEASKGKTAGRGTKGTKARKQVSAAFEGGQMPLHMRLPKLKGFKNPAKITYQVVNVADLAKHFEAGAAVGIEDFVAKGLVRPKQPVKVLGNGDLDIKLDVTATKFSGSAKEKIEAAGGSVTEAN; the protein is encoded by the coding sequence ATGAGCGAACCGATTAAGCTCCACGATCTGCGCCCCGCCAAGGGCGCACACAAAGCCAAGACCCGCGTTGGTCGCGGTGAAGCGTCCAAGGGTAAGACCGCTGGTCGCGGTACCAAGGGTACGAAGGCACGCAAGCAGGTTTCGGCCGCATTCGAAGGTGGCCAAATGCCACTGCACATGCGTCTGCCGAAGTTGAAGGGCTTCAAGAACCCGGCGAAGATCACCTACCAGGTGGTCAACGTTGCCGATCTGGCGAAGCACTTCGAAGCCGGTGCCGCAGTTGGTATCGAAGATTTCGTTGCCAAGGGCCTCGTCCGCCCGAAGCAGCCAGTGAAGGTGCTCGGTAACGGCGACCTCGACATCAAGCTCGACGTCACCGCAACCAAGTTCTCTGGCTCTGCTAAGGAAAAGATCGAAGCCGCTGGCGGCTCGGTTACCGAAGCAAACTAA
- the rpmD gene encoding 50S ribosomal protein L30 has protein sequence MALKITMKKGLVGAQKKQKDAMRVLGLRKIHQSVVHQDNKAVRGNILVVRHLVEVEEVEGE, from the coding sequence ATGGCTCTGAAGATCACCATGAAAAAGGGCCTGGTGGGGGCTCAGAAGAAGCAGAAAGACGCCATGCGCGTACTCGGGCTTCGGAAAATCCACCAGAGCGTCGTCCATCAAGACAACAAGGCTGTGCGCGGCAACATTCTCGTCGTCCGCCACCTTGTTGAGGTTGAAGAAGTGGAAGGGGAGTAA
- the rpsE gene encoding 30S ribosomal protein S5, with amino-acid sequence MPGRERRDGGRSAENQNNDRNERRGRRDDRRDDRRGGNNDERSQYLEKVVTVNRVSKVVKGGRRFSFSALVIVGDGQGMVGVGYGKAKEVPAAIQKGAEEARKNFFRVPMIAGTITHPVQGEAAAGVVMLRPAAPGTGVIAGGAARPVLECAGIQDILSKSLGSDNAINVVHATVDALKQLVRPEEVAARRGKTVEEVTPARMLRARAGQEA; translated from the coding sequence ATGCCGGGACGTGAACGGCGTGACGGCGGACGCTCCGCCGAAAACCAAAACAATGACCGCAACGAGCGCCGCGGTCGCCGCGACGATCGTCGTGATGACCGCCGCGGCGGCAACAACGACGAGCGTAGCCAGTACCTCGAGAAGGTCGTCACCGTCAACCGCGTGAGCAAGGTTGTCAAGGGTGGTCGTCGCTTCAGCTTCTCCGCACTGGTTATCGTCGGTGACGGCCAGGGTATGGTCGGCGTCGGCTACGGTAAAGCCAAAGAAGTGCCTGCCGCTATTCAAAAGGGCGCCGAAGAAGCTCGCAAGAACTTCTTCCGCGTACCGATGATCGCTGGTACCATCACCCACCCTGTGCAGGGCGAAGCCGCTGCCGGTGTCGTGATGCTGCGGCCTGCCGCACCAGGTACCGGTGTGATCGCCGGTGGTGCAGCCCGCCCAGTGCTCGAATGTGCTGGCATCCAGGACATTCTGTCGAAGTCGCTGGGTAGCGACAACGCCATCAACGTGGTGCACGCTACCGTCGATGCGCTCAAGCAGCTGGTTCGCCCTGAAGAGGTGGCCGCTCGCCGTGGGAAGACCGTTGAAGAGGTCACCCCGGCACGCATGCTGCGCGCTCGCGCTGGACAGGAGGCATAA
- the rplR gene encoding 50S ribosomal protein L18 yields the protein MTNQEHQKRLPIGRDISTRRRVARTRRHARIRKTLRGTAEVPRLVVHRTSRHMHVQVIDDIAGNTLAAASTMEADVRAMEGDKKAKGAKVGQLIAERAKAAGIEQVKFDRGGYKYHGRVAALADAAREGGLQF from the coding sequence ATGACTAACCAAGAGCATCAGAAGCGCCTGCCGATTGGCCGGGATATCTCGACTCGTCGTCGTGTCGCCCGTACCCGCCGCCACGCGCGGATCCGCAAGACCCTGCGTGGTACCGCTGAGGTTCCACGTTTGGTAGTGCACCGCACTTCCCGCCACATGCATGTGCAGGTGATCGACGATATCGCCGGTAACACCTTAGCTGCTGCTTCCACCATGGAAGCTGATGTGCGGGCAATGGAAGGCGACAAGAAAGCCAAGGGCGCCAAGGTTGGCCAGCTTATTGCTGAGCGTGCCAAGGCTGCTGGCATCGAACAGGTGAAGTTCGACCGTGGTGGCTACAAGTACCACGGCCGTGTCGCTGCACTGGCGGACGCTGCCCGCGAAGGTGGTCTGCAATTCTAA
- the rplF gene encoding 50S ribosomal protein L6, with protein MSRIGKNPVAIPSGVEVKIDGRTVEVKGPKGTLSTTIPEPITVAQQDNEIVVSRPDDHRKSRAMHGLSRSLINNMVIGVTQGYTIKMEIFGVGYRVQAKGSNLEFSLGYSHPVLIEPPEGVTFAVDGNTKFSITGIDKQKVGQIAAIIRRLRKDDPYKGKGIRYEGEQIRRKVGKTGK; from the coding sequence ATGTCGCGTATTGGTAAGAATCCGGTGGCGATCCCGTCTGGTGTGGAGGTCAAAATTGATGGCCGCACCGTCGAGGTAAAGGGACCTAAGGGCACCTTGTCGACCACCATCCCGGAACCGATCACCGTTGCCCAGCAGGACAACGAGATCGTGGTTTCCCGTCCCGATGACCATCGCAAGTCGCGTGCAATGCACGGTCTGTCCCGGTCGCTGATCAACAACATGGTGATCGGTGTCACCCAGGGCTACACCATCAAGATGGAAATCTTCGGTGTTGGTTACCGTGTGCAGGCCAAGGGCTCGAACCTGGAGTTCTCCCTCGGCTACTCGCACCCAGTGCTCATCGAGCCACCAGAGGGTGTTACCTTCGCTGTCGATGGCAACACCAAGTTCTCGATCACTGGTATTGACAAGCAGAAGGTCGGGCAGATCGCCGCTATCATTCGTCGTTTGCGCAAGGACGATCCTTACAAGGGTAAGGGCATCCGCTACGAGGGTGAGCAGATCCGCCGCAAGGTCGGAAAGACGGGTAAGTAA
- the rpsH gene encoding 30S ribosomal protein S8 gives MTMTDPIADMLSRIRNANNAFHDSVSMPSSKLKGHIAEILKQEGYIADYEISEEKVGKTLTLQLKYGPTRQRSIAGLRRVSKPGLRVYAKSTNLPQVLGGLGVAIISTSQGLLTDRQASEKGVGGEVLAYVW, from the coding sequence ATGACCATGACTGATCCAATTGCCGACATGCTGTCGCGCATTCGGAACGCTAACAATGCGTTCCACGACAGCGTGTCGATGCCGTCCTCCAAGCTCAAGGGTCACATTGCTGAGATCCTCAAGCAAGAGGGCTACATCGCCGACTATGAAATCTCTGAAGAGAAGGTCGGTAAGACACTCACCCTGCAGCTGAAGTACGGTCCGACCCGGCAGCGTTCCATCGCTGGCCTGCGTCGCGTGTCGAAGCCAGGTCTGCGTGTGTACGCGAAATCCACCAACCTGCCGCAGGTGCTGGGAGGCTTGGGCGTGGCGATTATCTCCACGTCGCAGGGTCTGCTCACCGACCGCCAGGCATCCGAGAAGGGCGTTGGCGGGGAAGTCCTCGCTTACGTCTGGTAA
- a CDS encoding ATP-binding cassette domain-containing protein: MSDTQNQRGVTQRSDSQHSGQTDRLVNPKVGQQAVASGQTNQSSPVIELRGVSKTYGSFQALDDISFSVHAGEVTCILGDNGAGKSTLIKTLSGLHPASAGEILLDGTPTVFASPKDAIDAGIATVYQDLAVVGSMPVWRNFFLGQELTTGPVKMLRTAEMTQIADQALRAMGIELSDITIPVERLSGGQRQVVAIARAIHFGARVVILDEPTAALGVKQSGMVLKFIAEARRRGIAVIFITHNPHHAYLVGDRFMILKLGKSVLNARRDEVSLDELTRQMAGGAELASLAHELERAP; encoded by the coding sequence ATGAGCGACACACAGAACCAACGCGGCGTTACGCAGCGCAGCGATTCCCAACACAGCGGGCAAACTGACAGGCTGGTGAACCCAAAAGTCGGCCAGCAAGCAGTAGCCTCCGGGCAGACCAATCAGTCGAGCCCTGTTATTGAACTGCGCGGGGTGAGCAAAACCTATGGGAGTTTCCAGGCACTGGACGATATCAGTTTCAGCGTCCACGCCGGGGAGGTCACCTGTATTTTGGGTGATAACGGGGCAGGAAAATCAACCCTCATCAAAACCCTATCGGGGCTGCACCCAGCCAGTGCCGGTGAGATTCTCCTCGACGGAACCCCCACCGTATTCGCCAGCCCAAAGGATGCAATCGACGCGGGTATTGCCACCGTGTACCAGGATCTAGCAGTGGTGGGCTCCATGCCGGTGTGGCGCAACTTTTTCCTCGGCCAAGAACTCACCACAGGGCCGGTGAAGATGCTGCGCACCGCAGAGATGACACAGATCGCCGATCAGGCGTTGCGGGCAATGGGAATCGAATTAAGCGACATCACCATCCCAGTGGAGCGACTCTCCGGCGGGCAGCGGCAGGTCGTTGCCATTGCTAGAGCCATTCACTTTGGGGCGCGGGTCGTAATTTTGGATGAACCTACTGCAGCGCTGGGCGTGAAACAGTCCGGCATGGTGCTGAAGTTTATTGCTGAAGCCCGCCGCCGTGGCATCGCGGTTATTTTCATCACCCACAACCCGCACCATGCCTATCTGGTGGGGGACAGGTTTATGATTCTGAAACTGGGCAAGAGCGTCCTGAACGCCCGTCGTGACGAGGTGAGTCTCGACGAGCTGACCCGACAGATGGCAGGCGGTGCGGAACTAGCATCCCTCGCCCACGAATTGGAGCGCGCGCCATAA